In Cumulibacter soli, one genomic interval encodes:
- a CDS encoding DUF4097 family beta strand repeat-containing protein, producing MHAGILIPRPYRLTTFIGVIAVTSLVGCGSGGDEKRESTTFEIPNDEVTISKGSGDIYIRPANVDQLEVTRWFTGNSDDAIWKMSAGELTLDTDCGPFSACDIRYEVRVPETTTVTLSGDNGNVTAAGFNTPFAVSTDNGSIQVSDMSGDLTLNSANGDQTATGVTSQNVTANAESGAIDLTFAEAPSDVAITTENGSVTLTVPDVAYSVSTITDSGDIEDSLANDPKSAKTLTVSTESGSITLST from the coding sequence ATGCACGCAGGAATTCTGATCCCTCGGCCATACCGCCTGACGACGTTCATCGGGGTGATCGCCGTCACCTCCTTAGTCGGCTGCGGATCAGGTGGTGACGAGAAACGCGAATCCACTACGTTCGAGATTCCGAACGACGAAGTGACTATCTCGAAAGGCAGTGGCGATATCTACATCCGACCCGCCAATGTCGATCAACTCGAGGTCACCCGATGGTTCACGGGCAACAGCGACGATGCGATCTGGAAGATGTCGGCAGGCGAGCTCACTCTCGATACCGATTGCGGGCCGTTCAGCGCTTGCGATATTCGCTATGAGGTCCGAGTGCCGGAGACGACCACCGTGACCTTATCCGGGGACAACGGTAACGTCACCGCGGCTGGATTCAATACACCGTTCGCGGTGTCGACAGACAACGGTTCCATCCAGGTTTCCGACATGTCGGGCGACCTCACACTTAACAGCGCGAATGGCGATCAAACCGCCACAGGTGTCACCTCCCAGAACGTCACCGCCAACGCTGAAAGCGGCGCGATCGACCTCACGTTCGCCGAAGCGCCGTCCGACGTAGCAATCACGACAGAGAATGGGTCGGTGACCCTGACGGTCCCCGATGTCGCCTACTCGGTTTCAACCATTACCGACAGCGGCGACATCGAGGACTCGCTCGCCAACGACCCGAAGAGCGCCAAGACGCTCACGGTCTCCACCGAGAGCGGCAGCATCACTCTTTCGACCTAA
- a CDS encoding TrmO family methyltransferase domain-containing protein: protein MSSTAAPRSRYGLFRCWTTRRIFATRNPRRPNRLGLTVVRLCK from the coding sequence ATGTCTTCGACCGCAGCACCGAGGTCACGCTACGGCCTGTTCCGCTGCTGGACGACGCGCCGCATCTTCGCGACCCGAAACCCGCGCAGACCTAATCGACTCGGTCTGACTGTGGTACGGCTATGCAAGTGA